A genomic segment from Anticarsia gemmatalis isolate Benzon Research Colony breed Stoneville strain chromosome 12, ilAntGemm2 primary, whole genome shotgun sequence encodes:
- the LOC142977351 gene encoding uncharacterized protein LOC142977351: MRDDIITELSSNLVEENKDCELPPMELYLKETVLNTISNLSCGEKVWAKCYRSQCQVEHDILATIKDVECEYYDVIHINDYEYYLRNPVHIRNNGVYELVRSDHVMINCSGVENGIRQNKSFYSTGFRKYIKRRTAPEGREETLNVVILMIDSVSRNDFMISLPKSYDYLTKFLNGTILKGYNIVGDGSAGSLFPIFTGHSEEELSPYLTKNSTLRHVDVLPFIFYQLKRDGYRTAYMEDMPWLGNFEYKFNGFRHRPADHYLRHFYVMDAWEKPITERLCAGDTFLYQVMLNKTNQFLHFGNKIFCFTLISELTSNAVNFLSIADGALVTFLQTLVKEGHFRKTLLLVMGDHGSKFNEVKDTLHGRLEERLPFMCVILPEDLKRRQPDVEAVLRANADTRTTPYDVHATILDAVDLPQYMNRHKVAGAKIPRGMSLFKPIPRNRTCWEAGVEPHWCPCYSWVNVPSDDALYPRVAETLVRRKDRKSP; this comes from the exons ATGAGAGATGATATAATTACAGAACTATCGTCGAACTTGGTGGAGGAAAATAAAGATTGTGAATTACCTCCGATGGAGCTCTACCTGAAGGAAACCGTATTAAACACAATTTCTAACTTGTCTTGTGGAGAAAAGGTTTGGGCTAAGTGTTACCGTTCACAATGCCAGGTAGAACATGATATATTGGCAACTATTAAAGATGTAGAGTGCGAATATTATGATGTAATACACATAAATGACTACGAATACTACCTGAGGAATCCGGTTCACATTCGGAACAATGGAGTTTATGAACTTGTCAGAAGTGATCACGTTATGATAAATTGTTCTGGAGTTGAAAATGGAATCAGACAGAATAAGTCATTTTATTCAACAGGCTttcgtaaatatattaaacgaaGAACTGCCCCTGAAGGCAGAGAGGAGACATTGAACGTAGTTATCTTAATGATTGATTCCGTGTCAAGAAATGATTTTATGATAAGTTTACCTAAAAGTTACGATTATTTGACGAAATTTTTAAATGGAACAATTCTGAAAGGCTACAATATTGTAGGGGATGGTTCTGCGGGCTCATTGTTTCCAATTTTTACGGGCCACAGCGAAGAAGAACTATCTCCGTACCTCACAAAGAACTCAACCCTTCGCCATGTTGATGTTTTGCCGTTCATATTCTATCAACTCAAAAGAGATGGATACCGGACAGCGTATATGGAAGATATGCCGTGGTTGGGAAACTTCGAATACAAATTTAACGGGTTTCGCCATCGACCCGCTGACCACTATCTCAGGCATTTCTATGTAATGGATGCCTGGGAAAAACCCATTACCGAAAGGCTTTGTGCTGGAGATACATTCCTATATCAGGTGATGCTCAATAAAACTAACCAGTTTCTACATTTTGGCAATAAGATCTTTTGCTTCACATTAATTTCTGAACTTACCTCAAACGCAGTGAACTTTCTTTCAATAGCAGACGGAGCATTGGTTACCTTTTTACAGACATTGGTGAAGGAAGGCCATTTCCGAAAGACACTTCTTTTAGTCATGGGGGATCACGGATCAAAATTTAATGAAGTCAAGGACACGCTGCACGGCCGTTTAGAAGAACGTCTACCATTTATGTGTGTTATTTTGCCCGAAGACTTGAAACGGCGACAACCTGATGTTGAAGCTGTGTTGAGAGCAAACGCCGACACTCGAACGACCCCGTACGACGTTCATGCGACGATATTAGACGCAGTAGACTTGCCGCAGTACATGAATCGGCACAAAGTGGCTGGAGCAAAGATTCCTAGAGGAATGAGCTTATTCAAGCCGATACCCAGGAATAGAACGTGCTGGGAGGCAGGGGTTGAGCCGCACTGGTGTCCGTGCTACTCGTGGGTCAACGTGCCTTCAGACGATGCTCTCTATCCAAGAGTTGCCGAAACTCTCGTTCG TCGAAAGGATCGCAAGTCGCCGTGA